From Rudanella lutea DSM 19387, a single genomic window includes:
- the msrB gene encoding peptide-methionine (R)-S-oxide reductase MsrB gives MNRIALFLTYGALVVSSLTHLSCRSNTAQATDLSKQAPEVDPPGGRRVVKTDAEWKKILKPDQYYVLREKGTERAGSSSLNDIHEKGTFVCAACKNPLFSADAKFDSGTGWPSFFQPIAKNAVKEAKDYAFGMTRTEIMCSVCDGHLGHVFDDGPKPTGLRYCMNGTAMQFVKKQ, from the coding sequence ATGAATCGCATAGCCCTCTTTCTGACATATGGCGCGCTGGTAGTGAGCTCATTGACTCACTTGTCGTGCCGTTCGAACACGGCTCAGGCTACCGACCTGAGCAAACAAGCACCCGAGGTAGACCCACCGGGTGGTCGGCGGGTGGTGAAGACCGATGCCGAGTGGAAAAAAATTCTGAAGCCCGACCAGTACTATGTGCTTCGGGAAAAAGGCACCGAGCGGGCAGGGAGCAGTTCGCTGAACGATATTCACGAAAAAGGTACGTTTGTTTGTGCCGCCTGCAAGAATCCCCTGTTCTCGGCCGATGCCAAGTTTGACTCGGGTACGGGTTGGCCCAGCTTTTTCCAGCCCATTGCCAAAAACGCGGTGAAAGAAGCCAAAGATTATGCCTTTGGTATGACCCGCACCGAGATTATGTGCAGTGTGTGCGACGGGCACCTGGGTCATGTTTTCGACGATGGCCCCAAGCCCACCGGCCTGCGCTATTGTATGAACGGAACAGCCATGCAGTTTGTCAAAAAACAATAG